Proteins from a single region of Pseudorasbora parva isolate DD20220531a chromosome 22, ASM2467924v1, whole genome shotgun sequence:
- the atxn7l2a gene encoding ataxin-7-like protein 2a, whose translation MEKKILHFMNKCAHTQVPSPPTGARNVTSGPCRAVMMAVRERAVKVMAALERRVPCLDDFVGQSWSVWTERANLTASEGSDGDEYSKNGKKTTETMTLRKEDMSIFGHYPGHDDFFLVVCGHCSQVVKPQAFEKHCERRHGPLGKLYAHLRSTPPPPQQQRPRHGHTPPSHGTSSWSGRTQNVGPPRASPQSPSTPPQFRHSKPTKDGVWHSPSNSSHSESTVFKQPPPIESTRSSPPPTHRDPPWPHGGPSPNRPSSTERPQSQRGEAASATVASGHLRGQRTYKMVSKKECDLDKHCGVLDPERKKVCTRLLTCNIHSIHQRRKVQGRSKNFDQLVAELKMSSKARDRVSQAPENSAAPTVSPEPPRDAPAPPLCRRPLTNSPAFRTPTLSESVEEDNPHPEDGSTRPHSPLIQAHISGDESEGEGNDDPADWHSTPWHPKPAALCSFGSHSLGHGVFTFDRRLHHLRSAMSVMVENHLSAHLWKKIPQASDPHSQSPPAKPAAVPASPSSISQHSKQKAGSHNPTSLKTSFYSSHGPGKEPNLQSSSTSKAYGQSENSTGSQSTSPSSKLGRAPAQSGPGRPKNPVGRPSKQQLRLRETERTSTTDSSALRKRKASFQESDAVSPDKNCMSQNKGRPLISKTPPSASHGQTNGSLSPGSKPRPQLTPSDSHAPSSWAFKRTHPPAHHSAPDAAPHSRGVDSGLHGRVASFDHKGLGKKRKSSGSSPTSKPHRLPTSPHSGFYPWKESKGTGLSIGGEKKLSTQKPKLHH comes from the exons atggaaaaaaagattctgcatTTCATGAACAAGTGCGCGCACACGCAGGTTCCCTCTCCGCCCACGGGAGCGCGCAATGTGACGTCAGGGCCTTGCCGCGCAGTGATGATGGCGGTGCGTGAACGCGCAGTTAAAGTAATGGCTGCTCTGGAACGGCGGGTGCCTTGTCTCGATGATTTCGTGGGCCAAAGCTGGAGCGTCTGGACGGAAAGAGCCAACCTGACAGCATCGGAGG GGTCCGATGGAGATGAATACAGCAAGAATGGCAAAAAAACGACGGAAACCATGACACTGAGGAAAGAGG ATATGTCAATCTTCGGTCATTATCCTGGGCACGATGACTTCTTCCTGGTGGTGTGTGGACACTGCAGTCAGGTGGTGAAGCCTCAGGCGTTCGAAAAGCACTGCGAGAGGAGACACGGCCCTCTGGGTAAGCTCTATGCACACCTCCGCTCCACCCCACCTCCGCCTCAGCAGCAAAGACCTCGCCATGGACACACCCCACCCTCCCACGGAACCTCCTCTTGGAGTGGCAGGACCCAGAATGTCGGACCCCCACGGGCATCTCCGCAATCTCCCTCCACGCCGCCTCAATTCAGACACTCAAAACCCACGAAAGATGGAGTTTG GCACTCGCCTTCAAACTCGAGTCATTCAGAATCAACTGTTTTTAAGCAGCCCCCTCCCATCGAATCCACACGGAGCTCCCCTCCCCCTACTCACAGAGACCCCCCATGGCCACACGGAGGGCCGTCGCCCAATCGGCCTTCCTCAACTGAGAGGCCTCAATCCCAGAGAGGCGAGGCTGCCTCGGCCACTGTTGCCTCCGGACACCTCCGTGGGCAGAGGACGTACAAGATGGTCTCTA AAAAAGAATGTGACCTCGACAAGCACTGTGGTGTGTTGGACCCCGAGAGAAAGAAAGTTTGTACTCGACTTCTGACCTGCAAT ATTCATTCCATTCATCAGCGCAGGAAGGTGCAAGGCAGAAGTAAAAACTTTGACCAGCTGGTGGCGGAACTGAAGATGAGTTCGAAGGCTCGTGATCGTGTATCTCAGGCCCCGGAGAATTCAGCTGCTCCGACTGTAAGCCCAGAACCTCCCAGAGATGCACCTGCACCGCCTCTCTGCCGGAGACCTCTGACCAACAGCCCTGCATTTAG aacACCCACATTGTCTGAAAGCGTGGAGGAGGATAATCCCCATCCGGAGGATGGCAGCACACGACCGCACTCTCCTCTCATCCAGGCCCACATCTCAGGTGATGAGAGCGAAGGAGAGGGGAACGATGACCCCGCAGACTGGCACTCAACTCCATGGCATCCAAAACCAGCCGCG CTTTGTTCATTTGGGAGTCATTCTCTGGGTCACGGTGTTTTCACTTTTGATCGACGATTGCACCATCTACGGTCTGCCATGAGTGTCATGGTGGAGAACCACCTCAGCGCACATCTGTGGAA AAAAATACCTCAAGCTTCAGATCCTCATTCCCAGAGCCCTCCAGCCAAGCCTGCAGCTGTTCCTGCCTCTCCTTCCTCCATTTCCCAGCATTCCAAACAGAAAGCAGGAAGTCACAACCCGACTTCTCTCAAGACTTCCTTCTACTCTTCCCATGGACCAGGCAAGGAGCCAAACCTACAGAGTTCATCCACCAGCAAGGCTTACGGTCAGTCCGAGAACTCTACGGGCAGTCAGTCCACATCTCCATCTTCTAAACTCGGTCGAGCTCCTGCTCAATCGGGCCCCGGTCGGCCCAAGAATCCGGTCGGCCGCCCCAGCAAACAGCAGCTGCGTCTCAGGGAAACAGAGCGGACGTCCACGACGGACTCCTCTGCGCTGCGCAAACGGAAAGCCTCTTTCCAAGAGTCGGACGCTGTCAGCCCGGACAAGAATTGCATGTCCCAGAATAAGGGGCGGCCGCTCATCAGCAAAACGCCACCGTCAGCCTCTCACGGACAAACTAATGGCTCGCTTTCGCCTGGAAGCAAGCCCCGTCCCCAGCTCACACCCTCGGATTCCCACGCGCCCTCCTCTTGGGCCTTTAAGAGGACTCACCCCCCAGCCCATCATTCGGCGCCGGATGCTGCCCCGCACAGCCGAGGAGTGGACTCAGGACTGCACGGCAGGGTGGCCAGCTTTGATCACAAAGGTTTGGGGAAGAAACGCAAGAGCAGCGGCTCCTCGCCGACCTCCAAACCCCACCGGCTGCCCACCTCCCCTCATTCTGGCTTCTATCCCTGGAAAGAAAGCAAGGGGACGGGACTCTCCATAGGAGGGGAAAAGAAACTCAGCACACAAAAG CCAAAACTGCACCACTGA
- the cyb561d1 gene encoding cytochrome b561 domain-containing protein 1 — MPLGMRSSSDVEYSAVGEGLGMRDFWLYVWLRRMSVVAAHTISLGLFIIIAILSRPGTSLFSWHPFCMSLGFCLCMTEGILLFSAEGNPFCFKSRKWKVNLHWFFQALLLVCGATGFSFMVASKNIKEHSHFTSWHSLLGVTTMAATVLQAMFGVLLLFPNLISTYSFPRWRLYHATCGLVAYLLATVTVMSAMFTDWFQASVTGVIWYIFLLLPLFPASVVMNQITSAFLPKKKITS; from the exons ATGCCGCTCGGGATGCGCTCGTCTTCGGATGTGGAGTACAGCGCGGTTGGAGAGGGGCTCGGGATGCGGGACTTCTGGCTCTATGTGTGGCTGCGCAGAATGTCTGTGGTCGCTGCGCACACAATTTCACTCGGCCTGTTCATTATCATAGCCATACTGTCCAGACCAGGAACAA GTCTCTTCTCTTGGCATCCCTTCTGCATGTCACTTGGG TTTTGCCTGTGTATGACAGAAGGGATCCTGCTTTTCTCCGCTGAGGGCAACCCGTTCTGCTTCAAATCCCGTAAGTGGAAGGTCAACCTGCACTGGTTCTTTCAGGCCCTGCTGCTGGTGTGTGGAGCTACAGGATTCAGCTTCATGGTGGCCAGTAAGAACATAAAGGAGCATTCGCACTTCACTTCCTGGCACAGCCTGCTGGGAGTCACTACGATGGCTGCTACTGTGCTGCAAGCGATGTTTGGCGTCTTACTCCTGTTCCCCAACCTCATCAGCACTTACTCGTTTCCTCGGTGGAGGCTGTATCATGCCACCTGTGGCCTGGTGGCCTACCTGCTGGCCACAGTCACGGTCATGTCAGCCATGTTTACAGACTGGTTTCAAGCCTCGGTCACAGGCGTAATCTGGTAtatcttcctcctcctcccaCTTTTTCCCGCCTCAGTGGTGATGAACCAAATCACCAGTGCCTTCCTGCCCAAAAAGAAGATTACTAGTTGA
- the zbtb40 gene encoding zinc finger and BTB domain-containing protein 40, with protein sequence MELPNYSRQLMQQLHALRKEKQFCDCSILVGETPHPAHKLVLAASSMLFKSVLEGSDSISIDTDLLSSQEFSSLLDMVYTGKLPPGKHNFTRLIAAADSLQMFDVAVGCKNILTDLMKQTSMETKTESMDSQVIKHDCLKDQSESEQLKREKKSLQEDSAVERISQNQAGIKKILQSGRPYVKVLEIWDTVSTDERQVILESFRGDPSADEVYQRLLNLVKVERVLSAQTVLTLSEHLKCFNPDPGSALEEQGNESCPEPKDPAAGAQCSAGLLDHVSELSHHLSSVNNLSELLTNAVNRCSSDMEKEAVLQCCSAPSSVEVAESLLCKLREKTIREETFLMLLHEVKESFSDLLQLLEGLKYATGNTAEDSSGIDLLRLYQNRLIELNLDLQLIEQSLKMGPDMPANERECIEALLRGKGDGEVVERLISAGLDGSLQAVTVWRLLMWTQTHSPELGLLMQEVKEKRDAQKLLQTIKDINVLFLHKSLITETISDLTVLEQGLDATDHGTVKFAEFLQSCRRADGELESVQQTVERVLSRDSEFASSLCQLLSANQQNFPQLTTLTKHLKHTGPLSDSDCPAKSEVEPEGSTADSEDDDGEDSKTKGRRKAVPVSYRCEWCKKTFDFKCRLIKHRKGCALAPGKEQRCSECSMPFPTLKSLHQHCMEAHGGPPAKKKKTEQVSCDMCDKTFKHSSGLLYHKRTEHFEERPYACEECGAKFAATSSLKNHMRLHTGEKPFHCKHCDMSFSVAAALSYHTKKKHAEGKMYCCQYCSASFAQSIELTRHVRTHTGDKPYVCRECGKGFKQANGLSVHLQNFHNITEPHDCQKCRVSFSSLDELRQHIQEVHPKELHQCLECSKIFNSEANLEKHMNIHDGNKPYSCKMCKKSYQTLSGLWYHNRTAHPETVSAQGNKPIRSLLQCDKCDKTFSNRNSLLKHQITNHTEVCLWKCVNCDSTLTSEQELQQHVCSGQSSQASSVFSCMVCSLHFPSEPEFQQHFLSKHLQLMQEEAQTQASSSQTVIQCEDTANQEAEQVISLDQSRIEGSPQVFVALGDQQETPSGSGIVAVSMEDLLNGTVTLICEEAQ encoded by the exons ATGGAGCTCCCAAACTACAGTCGACAGCTTATGCAGCAACTGCATGCTTTACGAAAGGAGAAGCAGTTCTGCGACTGCTCCATCCTGGTGGGCGAGACTCCACACCCCGCTCACAAGCTAGTGCTGGCGGCCTCCAGTATGTTATTTAAGTCTGTTCTGGAAGGTTCTGACAGCATCTCCATCGACACAGATTTACTATCCTCTCAAGAGTTTTCCTCTCTTCTGGACATGGTGTACACTGGTAAACTGCCACCCGGCAAGCACAACTTCACCCGGCTCATAGCCGCCGCAGACAGCCTGCAGATGTTTGATGTGGCTGTTGGTTGTAAAAACATTCTCACTGACCTCATGAAACAGACGTCTATGGAAACTAAGACAGAGTCGATGGACTCTCAAGTAATAAAACATGACTGTCTCAAGGACCAATCTGAATCAGAACAGCTTAAAAGGGAGAAGAAGAGTTTGCAAG AGGACAGTGCAGTTGAGCGGATCTCTCAAAATCAAGCTGGTATCAAAAAGATCCTACAGAGTGGGCGGCCATATGTTAAGGTTCTCGAGATCTGGGATACAGTCTCCACAGATGAGCGGCAG GTCATACTGGAGAGCTTCAGAGGAGATCCATCTGCAGATGAGGTTTACCAGCGGTTGCTAAATCTTGTGAAAGTTGAGAGAGTTCTGTCAGCTCAAACAGTCCTTACTTTATCAGAACACCTAAAATGTTTCAATCCTGATCCAGGATCAGCTCTGGAGGAGCAGGGAAATGAGAGCTGCCCCGAGCCAAAAG ATCCTGCAGCAGGTGCTCAGTGTTCTGCTGGGCTTTTAGACCATGTGTCAGAACTATCTCATCACCTCTCCAGTGTCAACAACCTCTCCGAGCTTTTGACCAATGCAGTGAACAGATGTTCCAGTGATATGGAAAAAGAG GCAGTGCTGCAGTGCTGTTCTGCCCCATCATCTGTGGAAGTGGCGGAAAGCTTGTTATGTAAACTCAGAGAGAAGACCATAAGAGAAGAAACGTTTCTGATGCTGCTCCATGAGGTGAAGGAAAGCTTCTCCGATCTGCTTCAGCTTCTGGAGGGCTTGAAATACGCAACGG GTAACACAGCAGAAGACAGCAGTGGGATAGATTTGTTGAGACTATATCAAAACAGACTCATCGAGCTTAATCTGGACCTTCAGCTCATTGAACAGAGCCTTAAAATGGGTCCTGACATGCCTGCAAATGAGAGAGAG TGTATTGAAGCCCTGCTCAGAGGAAAAGGAGATGGCGAAGTGGTTGAAAGGCTGATATCTGCAGGATTGGACGGTTCACTGCAGGCGGTGACTGTATGGAGGCTTCTCATGtggacacagacacacagtccAGAGCTGGGGCTCCTCATGCAGGAGGTCAAGGAGAAACGAGACGCACAAAAACTTCTCCAAACCA ttaAAGATATAAATGTGCTTTTTCTGCACAAATCACTCATCACGGAAACAATCAGTGACCTCACCGTGCTAGAACAGGGTTTGGACGCAACGGATCATGGAACAGTGAAATTTGCTGAG TTTCTGCAGAGCTGTCGAAGAGCCGATGGTGAGCTGGAGTCAGTACAGCAGACTGTCGAGAGAGTTTTGAGTCGTGACTCAGAGTTTGCCAGTTCACTGTGCCAGCTGCTGTCAGCCAACCAGCAGAACTTCCCACAGCTGACCACTCTCACGAAACACCTCAAACACACTG GGCCTCTGTCAGATTCTGACTGTCCTGCAAAATCAGAAGTTGAGCCAGAAGGATCAACTGCAGACTCTGAGGATGATGATGGGGAAGACTCCAAAACAAAAGGCAGAAGGAAGGCTGTGCCTGTGTCTTACCGCTGTGAGTGGTGTAAAAAGACGTTTGACTTTAAGTGCCGTCTGATAAAGCATAGGAAAGGCTGTGCCCTTGCACCGGGGAAGGAGCAGCGCTGCTCCGAGTGTTCAATGCCGTTTCCAACGCTCAAGAGCCTTCATCAGCACTGCATGGAAGCCCACGGTGGCCCCCCGGCTAAGAAGAAGAAAACAGAACAAGTATCATGTGATATGTGCGACAAGACCTTCAAACACTCTTCAG GTCTTTTGTATCATAAACGCACTGAACATTTTGAGGAGAGGCCGTATGCGTGCGAGGAGTGCGGGGCGAAGTTTGCTGCCACCTCATCCCTGAAGAACCACATGCGTCTACACACGGGAGAAAAACCCTTCCACTGTAAACACTGTGACATGAGCTTTTCTGTGGCCGCCGCCCTGTCCTACCACACTAAGAAGAAGCATGCAGAGG GTAAAATGTACTGCTGTCAGTACTGCTCAGCCTCATTCGCACAGTCCATCGAACTGACCCGTCACGTCCGCACACACACGGGAGACAAACCGTATGTCTGCAGGGAATGCGGGAAAGGCTTCAAACAAGCGAATGGACTATCTGTCCATCTCCAGAACTTTCACA ACATTACGGAACCTCATGACTGCCAGAAATGCCGGGTGAGTTTCTCTTCCCTGGACGAGCTCCGACAGCACATCCAGGAGGTGCATCCGAAAGAGCTGCACCAGTGTCTCGAGTGCAGCAAGATCTTCAACAGCGAAGCCAATCTGGAGAAACACATGAACATTCATGACGGCAACAAACCCTACAGCTGCAAGATGTGCAAAAAGTCCTATCAG ACGCTTTCCGGTCTGTGGTACCACAATCGCACTGCCCACCCTGAGACCGTCTCTGCCCAGGGCAACAAACCCATCAGATCTCTGCTGCAGTGTGACAAGTGTGACAAGACATTTAGCAACAGAAATAGTCTGTTAAAACACCAGATAACCAATCACACAG aAGTGTGCTTGTGGAAGTGTGTGAACTGCGACAGCACTCTGACGAGCGAGCAGGAGCTGCAGCAGCACGTGTGCAGCGGACAGTCGAGTCAGGCCAGCTCTGTGTTCAGCTGTATGGTCTGCTCTCTCCACTTCCCCTCAGAGCCCGAGTTCCAGCAGCACTTCCTGTCCAAGCACCTGCAGCTCATGCAAGAGGAAGCACAGACACAGGCCTCCAGTTCTCAAACG GTGATTCAGTGTGAGGATACAGCCAATCAAGAGGCGGAGCAAGTGATTAGCCTCGACCAATCCCGGATTGAGGGGTCACCGCAGGTGTTCGTTGCTCTGGGTGATCAACAGGAAACTCCCAGCGGCTCTGGGATCGTGGCCGTGAGCATGGAGGATCTACTGAACGGCACAGTCACACTCATCTGTGAAGAGGCTCAATGA